In Anabas testudineus chromosome 12, fAnaTes1.2, whole genome shotgun sequence, one genomic interval encodes:
- the metap1 gene encoding methionine aminopeptidase 1, with amino-acid sequence MASTEARRECETEGCSRDAKLQCPTCIKLGIQGSFFCSQECFKGSWASHKLLHKKAKEDKNQNESTNCVEKDVNTDPWPGYRYTGKLHPHYPLTPMRPVPSDIQRPDYADHSRGMSESEQFLKGTSQIKILSPEDIEGMRVVCRLAREVLDIAAIMVKPGVTTEEIDHAVHVACIARNCYPSPLNYYNFPKSCCTSVNEVICHGIPDRRPLQEGDILNVDITVYHNGFHGDLNETFFVGEVDEGAKKLVQTTYECLMQAIDSVKPGVRYRELGNIIQKHAQANGFSVVRSYCGHGIHRLFHTAPNVPHYAKNKAVGVMKPGHVFTIEPMICEGGWQDETWPDGWTAVTRDGKRSAQFEHTLLVTETGCEILTRRLENGRAHFLSQM; translated from the exons GAATGTTTCAAAGGAAGCTGGGCATCTCACAAGTTGCTGCACAAAAAAGCAA AGGAGGACAAGAACCAGAATGAATCCACAAACTGTGTGGAGAAGGATGTCAACACAGACCCATGGCCGGGCTACCGCTACACAGGAAAACTACATCCTCATTACCCATTA ACTCCTATGAGGCCAGTGCCCAGTGACATCCAAAGACCGGACTATGCTGATCATTCCAGAG GGATGTCTGAGTCTGAGCAGTTTCTGAAGGGGACATCACAGATCAAGATCCTTTCTCCTGAGGACATCGAAGGCATGAGAGTAGTGTGCAGG CTGGCACGAGAAGTCCTGGACATTGCAGCCATAATGGTAAAACCGGGTGTAACAACGGAAGAAATCGACCATGCTGTGCATGTG GCCTGTATAGCAAGAAACTGCTACCCCTCCCCACTCAATTACTACAACTTCCCCAAATCCTGCTGCACATCTGTCAATGAAGTCATCTGTCATGGCATCCCGGACAGAAGACCCCTACAAGAAGGAGATATTCTCAACG TGGACATCACTGTCTACCACAACGGTTTCCATGGCGATCTCAACGAAACCTTTTTTGTCGGAGAGGTGGATGAGGGAGCCAAGAAGCTGGTTCAGACCACATATGAATGCCTTATGCAAGCCATTGACTCTG TGAAGCCTGGTGTTCGCTACAGAGAACTAGGTAACATCATCCAGAAGCACGCTCAGGCCAACGGCTTCTCTGTGGTGCGGAGCTACTGTGGCCACGGCATCCACAGGCTTTTCCACACTGCTCCCAATGTGCCACACTATGCCA AAAATAAAGCAGTTGGAGTTATGAAGCCTGGCCATGTGTTCACCATTGAGCCCATGATATGTGAAG GTGGCTGGCAAGACGAGACGTGGCCCGACGGCTGGACGGCTGTGACCCGAGACGGGAAGCGCTCGGCTCAGTTTGAACACACCCTGCTGGTGACGGAGACCGGCTGCGAGATCCTCACCCGCCGCCTTGAGAACGGACGTGCTCACTTTCTGAGCCAAATGTAG
- the LOC113159892 gene encoding alcohol dehydrogenase 1-like yields the protein MATAGKVIKCKAAVAWEPNKPLVIEEIEVDPPQANEVRIKIVATGVCHSDLYQLFENMHKDGFPTVLGHEAAGIVESVGPGVTEFQPGDKVIPLFLAQCEQCRFCKSPKTNQCERAWDNNRSGAMAPLESRFTCKGKKIQQFVGTSTFSEYTVVNQMAVAKIDPASPLDKVFLLGCGICTGYGAAVNTAKVEPGSTCAVFGLGAVGLAAVMGCSAAGAKRIIAVDINPEKFEKAKVFGATDCVNPKDHDKPISKVLAEMTNGGVDFSLECVGNVEVMRSALESCVEGWGVSVIVGWTDLHDFAARPVQLIAGRTWKGSFFGGFKGKVGVPGMVKAYMDKKVKLDEFITHEMTLDQINDAIELMKTGKCIRTILRVSQ from the exons ATGGCCACAGCTGGAAAG gtCATCAAGTGCAAGGCTGCAGTGGCCTGGGAGCCCAACAAGCCTTTGGTGATTGAGGAGATTGAGGTGGACCCCCCTCAGGCCAATGAGGTCCGCATCAAG ATTGTGGCAACCGGGGTTTGCCATTCAGACCTCTACCAACTTTTTGAGAACATGCATAAAGATGGCTTTCCAACAGTCCTCGGCCACGAGGCAGCTGGTATCGTGGAGAGCGTTGGGCCAGGAGTCACTGAATTTCAGCCAG gaGACAAGGTGATTCCTCTGTTCCTGGCCCAGTGTGAACAATGTCGCTTCTGTAAGAGTCCTAAGACCAACCAGTGTGAGCGAGCATG GGATAATAATCGCTCTGGTGCAATGGCACCCTTAGAGTCCAGGTTTACCTGTAAGGGGAAGAAGATTCAGCAGTTTGTGGGAACCAGCACCTTCTCAGAGTACACTGTGGTTAACCAGATGGCTGTAGCTAAGATCGACCCCGCCTCTCCTCTGGATAAAGTCTTTCTCCTCGGCTGTGGGATATGTACTGGCTATGGAGCAGCAGTCAATACTGCTAAG GTTGAACCAGGCTccacatgtgctgtgtttggctTGGGAGCTGTGGGTTTGGCTGCAGTCATGGGTTGCAGTGCTGCAGGAGCCAAGAGGATCATCGCTGTTGACATCAATCCAGAGAAGTTTGAGAAGGCCAAGGTGTTTGGTGCAACCGACTGTGTGAACCCCAAAGATCACGATAAACCAATCAGCAAAGTGTTGGCTGAGATGACGAATGGAGGAGTGGACTTCTCCCTGGAATGTGTCGGGAATGTAGAAGTCATG CGCAGTGCCTTAGAGTCTTGTGTGGAGGGTTGGGGCGTCAGTGTGATTGTTGGCTGGACAGACTTGCATGACTTTGCTGCCCGACCTGTTCAGCTCATTGCTGGACGCACCTGGAAGGGCTCCTTCTTTGGAG GATTTAAGGGTAAGGTTGGTGTACCTGGGATGGTTAAAGCCTACATGGACAAGAAGGTGAAGCTGGATGAGTTCATCACTCATGAAATGACGTTGGACCAGATCAATGACGCCATTGAGCTGATGAAGACTGGAAAATG CATCCGGACGATCCTGCGTGTTTCCCAGTAA
- the LOC113158079 gene encoding alcohol dehydrogenase 1-like yields the protein MSTAGKVIKCKAAVAWEPNKPLVIEEVEVAPPQANEVRIKIVATAVCHTDLYHVFELEDGFPIVLGHEGAGIVESVGSGVTEFQPGDKVIPLCNPQCRECRFCKSPKTNQCEKGWLAHSSVVLASPDSRLTCKGKKVLQYVGTSTFSEYTVVNQIALAKIDPAAPLDKVCLLGCGVCTGFGAAVNTAKVEPGSTCAVFGLGAVGLAAVMGCSAAGAKRIIAVDINPEKFEKAKVFGATECVNPKDHDKPISKVLAEMTNGGVDFSLECVGNVEVMRTALESCVEGWGVSVIVGWTDVADFAARPVQLIAGRTWKGSLLGGFKCKDGIPEMVKAYLDKKVKLDEFITHNMTLDQINDAFELMKRGECIRTVLSVSPQ from the exons ATGTCCACAGCTGGTAAG GTTATCAAGTGCAAGGCAGCTGTGGCCTGGGAGCCCAACAAGCCTTTGGTGATTGAGGAGGTTGAGGTAGCTCCCCCCCAGGCCAACGAGGTCCGCATCAAG ATTGTGGCAACGGCCGTGTGCCACACAGACCTGTACCACGTTTTTGAGTTAGAGGATGGATTTCCAATAGTCCTTGGCCACGAAGGAGCCGGTATCGTAGAGAGTGTTGGGTCTGGAGTCACCGAATTTCAGCCAG GAGACAAAGTTATCCCTCTGTGCAACCCCCAGTGTAGAGAATGTCGTTTCTGCAAGAGTCCAAAGACAAACCAGTGTGAGAAAGGATG GCTTGCTCATAGTTCCGTCGTGCTGGCATCACCGGACTCCAGGTTGACTTGTAAGGGGAAGAAGGTGTTGCAATATGTGGGAACCAGTACATTCTCAGAGTACACTGTGGTTAACCAGATCGCTTTGGCTAAGATCGACCCCGCTGCTCCTCTGGACAAAGTCTGTCTTCTGGGATGTGGGGTCTGCACTGGATTTGGGGCTGCAGTTAATACTGCTAAG GTTGAACCAGGCTccacatgtgctgtgtttggcCTGGGGGCTGTGGGTTTGGCTGCAGTCATGGGTTGCAGTGCTGCAGGAGCCAAGAGGATCATTGCTGTTGACATCAATCCAGAGAAGTTTGAGAAGGCCAAGGTGTTTGGTGCAACCGAGTGTGTGAACCCCAAAGATCACGATAAACCAATCAGCAAAGTGCTGGCTGAGATGACGAATGGAGGCGTGGACTTCTCCCTGGAATGTGTCGGGAATGTAGAAGTCATG CGCACTGCCTTGGAGTCCTGTGTGGAGGGTTGGGGCGTCAGTGTGATTGTTGGCTGGACAGATGTCGCTGACTTTGCTGCCCGACCTGTTCAGCTCATCGCTGGACGCACATGGAAGGGCTCCCTGCTTGGAG GTTTTAAGTGTAAGGATGGTATACCTGAGATGGTCAAAGCCTACCTGGACAAGAAGGTGAAGCTGGATGAGTTCATCACTCACAACATGACTCTGGACCAGATCAACGATGCCTTTGAACTGATGAAGCGTGGAGAATG CATCCGGACCGTCCTGAGTGTTTCACCACAATGA
- the LOC113158077 gene encoding alcohol dehydrogenase 1-like, which yields MATAGKVIKCKAAVAWEPNKPLVIEEIEVAPPQANEVRIKIVATAVCHTDLHHLFECVKKEGFPIVLGHEAAGIVESVGPGVTEFQPGDKVIPLSTPQCGKCRFCKNPKSNQCEEGWTSRNVEVLALPDSRFTCKGKKVLQYLRTSTFSEYTVMDQIALAKIDPDAPLDKVCLLGCGVCTGFGAAVNTAKVEPGSTCAVFGLGAVGLAAVMGCKFAGAKRIFAIDINPKKFEKAKVFGATDCVNPKDYDKPISKVLAEMTNGGVDFSLECIGNVDVMRTALESCVEGWGVSVIVGWTDFADFAARPVQLIAGRTWKGSLVGGFKCKDGVPQLVKAYMDKKVKLDEFITHTMTLDKINDAIGLMKRGECIRTVLKPQ from the exons ATGGCCACAGCTGGTAAG GTCATCAAGTGCAAGGCAGCCGTAGCCTGGGAGCCCAACAAGCCTTTGGTGATTGAAGAGATTGAGGTGGCCCCACCCCAGGCCAACGAGGTCCGCATCAAG ATTGTGGCGACTGCAGTGTGCCACACGGACTTGCACCACCtttttgaatgtgtgaaaaAAGAGGGCTTCCCAATAGTCCTTGGCCACGAGGCAGCCGGTATTGTAGAGAGTGTTGGACCTGGAGTCACTGAATTTCAGCCAG GGGACAAAGTTATCCCTTTGTCCACCCCCCAGTGTGGAAAATGTCGCTTCTGCAAGAATCCAAAGAGCAACCAGTGTGAGGAAGGATG GACTTCTCGTAATGTTGAGGTGTTAGCATTACCAGACTCCAGGTTTACCTGTAAGGGGAAAAAGGTGTTGCAGTATCTGAGAACCAGCACCTTCTCCGAATACACTGTGATGGACCAGATCGCTTTGGCTAAGATTGACCCCGATGCTCCTCTGGACAAAGTCTGTCTTCTGGGATGTGGGGTCTGCACTGGATTTGGAGCTGCAGTTAACACTGCTAAG GTGGAACCAGGCTccacatgtgctgtgtttggcCTGGGAGCTGTGGGTCTGGCTGCAGTCATGGGCTGTAAGTTTGCAGGAGCCAAGAGGATCTTCGCTATTGACATCAATCCAAAGAAGTTTGAGAAGGCCAAGGTGTTTGGTGCAACCGACTGTGTGAACCCCAAAGATTATGATAAACCAATCAGCAAAGTGCTGGCTGAGATGACGAATGGAGGAGTGGACTTTTCCCTGGAATGTATTGGGAATGTAGACGTCATG CGCACTGCCCTGGAGTCCTGTGTGGAGGGTTGGGGCGTCAGTGTGATTGTTGGCTGGACAGACTTTGCCGACTTTGCTGCCCGGCCCGTTCAGCTCATCGCTGGGCGCACATGGAAGGGCTCCCTGGTTGGAG GTTTTAAGTGTAAGGACGGTGTACCACAGTTGGTTAAAGCCTACATGGACAAGAAAGTGAAGCTGGATGAGTTCATCACTCACACCATGACTTTGGACAAGATAAACGATGCCATTGGTCTGATGAAGCGTGGAGAATG CATTCGGACGGTCTTGaaaccacaatga
- the LOC113159794 gene encoding alcohol dehydrogenase 1-like, translating into MATVGKVIKCKAAVAWEPNKPLVIEEIEVAPPQANEVRIKIVATSVCHTDLYHLFESMHKDGFPAVLGHEGAGIVESVGPGVTEFQPGDKVIPLFVSQCRECRFCKNPKANQCEKGWAADHYDVMATPDTRFTCKGKKILQFMGTSTFSQYTVINQMAVAKIDPAAPLDKVCLLGCGVCTGFGAAVNTAKVEPGSTCAVFGLGAVGLAAVMGCKFAGAKRIIAVDINPEKFEKAKVFGATEYVNPKDHKKPISEVLAGMTNGGVDFSLECVGNVGVMRSALESCTKGWGVSVLVGWTDMHDFAARPIQLISGRTWKGSFFGGFKSKDGVPEMVKAYLDKKVKLDEFITHNMTLDQINNAIEMMKRGECIRTVLSVTQQ; encoded by the exons ATGGCCACAGTTGGTAAG GTTATCAAATGCAAGGCAGCAGTGGCCTGGGAGCCCAACAAGCCTTTGGTGATTGAGGAGATTGAGGTGGCTCCACCTCAGGCCAACGAGGTCCGCATCAAG ATTGTGGCAACCAGTGTGTGCCACACGGACCTGTACCACCTGTTTGAGAGTATGCACAAAGATGGCTTTCCAGCAGTCCTCGGCCACGAGGGAGCCGGCATCGTGGAGAGCGTCGGGCCTGGAGTCACTGAATTTCAGCCAG GAGACAAGGTGATTCCTCTGTTCGTCTCCCAGTGTAGAGAATGTCGCTTTTGTAAGAATCCTAAGGCCAACCAGTGTGAAAAAGGATG GGCTGCAGATCATTATGATGTGATGGCAACGCCAGACACCAGGTTTACCTGTAAGGGGAAAAAGATACTGCAGTTTATGGGAACCAGCACCTTCTCTCAGTACACTGTGATCAACCAGATGGCTGTGGCTAAGATCGACCCCGCTGCTCCTCTGGATAAAGTCTGTCTTCTGGGATGTGGGGTCTGCACTGGATTTGGAGCAGCAGTCAATACTGCTAAG GTTGAACCAGGCTccacatgtgctgtgtttggcCTGGGGGCTGTGGGTTTGGCTGCAGTCATGGGCTGTAAGTTTGCGGGAGCCAAGAGGATCATCGCTGTTGACATCAATCCAGAGAAGTTTGAGAAGGCCAAGGTGTTTGGTGCAACTGAATATGTGAACCCCAAGGATCACAAAAAACCTATCAGCGAAGTGCTGGCTGGGATGACGAATGGAGGCGTGGACTTCTCCCTGGAATGTGTGGGGAATGTGGGAGTCATG CGCAGTGCTTTGGAATCCTGTACGAAAGGTTGGGGTGTCAGCGTGCTGGTTGGCTGGACTGACATGCATGACTTTGCTGCACGACCCATTCAGCTCATCAGTGGACGCACTTGGAAGGGCTCCTTCTTTGGAG GTTTTAAGAGTAAGGACGGTGTGCCTGAGATGGTCAAAGCCTACCTGGACAAGAAGGTGAAGCTGGATGAGTTCATCACTCACAACATGACTCTGGACCAGATCAACAATGCCATTGAAATGATGAAGCGTGGAGAATG CATCCGCACTGTTTTGAGTGTTActcaacagtga